The DNA segment agggagttaaaaagtgatgagaaagggagggagggagggagttaaaaagtgatgagaaagggagggagggagttaaaaaagtgatgaggaagggagggagttaaaaagtgataagggagggagggagggagttaaaaagtgatgaggaagggagggagggagttaaaaagtgatgagggagggagggagggagttaaaaagtgatgaggaagggagggagggagttaaaaagtgatgaggaaggggggtagatataagtaaagagtgtgcattaatgtgtggatgcattgagtgaattagagagagcatgagttaatatgtgaatgtattgtctgaatgagggagagcatgagttaatgtgtggatgagttgcctgaatgagggagagcatgagttaatgtgtggatgagttgcctgaatgagggagagcatgagttaatgtgtggatgagttgcctgaatgagggagagcatgagttaatgtgtggatgcattgagtgaatgagggagagcatgagttaatgtgtggatgagttgtctgaattaaagtgtgaattagtgagtgactgtaaatgtgtttgtgtatcatagatgtataattgtggaagggcaaagatggcactagcaggaggtttgagccttggggaccaagatggcacaggcagggtgtatatgggacaaagatggcactggccggactgtttggggacaaagttgacttgtgctgggctgtttggggacaaagattgcaaatcttatgtgtgttatctgggtgctagtcgggttctatgtgggcagtgtagacgccagggctggctttggggtgtgcaacctgtgatctatgcctgtaatttagggggttttaaatatacctttaatgccctgtttttatgtgaattccaattgatctttacctgcaaagatgggtttttgtgttattctgtagatccatatctgctatgctatgtttccatacattatttttgtgtacttggaaatacagggttaatatgtcttattcagttgatctatacctgcgatgctacgtttcatatattattattgtatacctgcaaatacaggacttgtatgtctgattctgtttatttgatatataccttcagtgctgagatcagcagtgtgtgttttttcagtggtatgatttaatggtggaaattattaatgcccccccagtttgactgtggtatcttgtttGCCCCCCTtaaatattgtttctagagtcgccactgttccCTACACACATGTTAACAGCGTGCGCCTGCGCCTGCCCCCCTCCTCATCGCAGCCCTTATGAAACCAACAACATGGGCTGTTTCACAACAAGGGAGGGCAGCCCAGAGACAGCCAATGGGAGGCCACCCCTGCCGGTCACGTGAGCACACACTTTATGTAATGTTGCCGCACATGTTATGTCAGGggctctttgtgcttcttcttcttcccacttTGTCTCCGCCGGAGTCCGGATCCACTGCGTGCCAAGCGGGGTGGAGTGTTACCCTCCTGTGACCCATGGATGTCTTTAACTGCCCCTCCTGCCAGCAGGCCCTCTGGGACCCTGTAACTGTAAGATGCGGCCACTCTTTCTGCAAAAGGTGCTTGCGGGGGCCAGCAGTGGACAGGTGCCACATTTGCAAGCAGAAGCTGAAGCCCAGGGGTGCCCAGGAGCTGAAATGTAACACCCTTTTATGCAACTTGCTGGAGAAGTGCCTGCAGAGCGAAACCAGACTGAACAGGGTGAGAAGCGACCTGCGCGATTTGCTCTCACTCCAGGACCACGAAGAGGCAGCAAAAGTGGCCTCCAGAGGAGTTGCGATGGGTGAGTTTCTGTAGGAGGTCCcatggggggcatttaaatgtctatatgtGATCCTCATGATGATATAAGAGTAGatcatatatcacattatatatgatCATTGCTATTATATACCGGGATTAACTCATCCATAGCCAGCGCATATTGAGTTTCTGAAAAAATTGTGGACAGTGATCATTATCAATGCGCTTCTGTATTTTAATGGCCTgttgtatgattattattattatttattgttgtatatagcgccatcatacatACGCTGGTGGCAGCGTGTTAGGTGCCTGCCGCCGTCGCACTGTTACGTGTCTATGTAGGATGCCATCCTGAGAATGGAacgtaaaaaccttttttgttacttaaaatatttgtactggTGGTTGATCTGTGCCTTTCTACCATTAGACTGGGCTTAGAGGGTCTTTCAGGTGTTGAAATGTCTGCCCAGAGCCCagcaatgcattaaagtgcagaaCCTTCTTAGATGGAGAGGGGGAATGACGGAAGTAGAGGCGCATGTCCAAGACTGGACTCATCTCTGATAGCCTCAGGTCAGTTGAACCATCAGACGTGACATCAGTGCCAGTTAGGCATACCTTGGAGATCTTCTTTAGTCAGCTGACTGCAACTATTtaggtattaaccctttaatagcacaTCAAGAAGATTCTTTGGAGTGATTTGCCAAATTGTAagacttgtcatttttttaaagatgtgcttaactgagtcacctgcattcaagcagggatatcatccataacatactggtatcaAAAGCACCAAGTAGGGGTCTTatgtatgatcacagcagtgtagaataggacaGAGTCAGTTCCAGACAGTGTGATCTGGAGATTTTACTCCTTCATCCGGAGACGCTGATATTTGGGCAACAAACCAcggactccgggtcaaaccttaaGAGTTCCCAGCTAGGCTCTTACAAGAATTATGGGGCTCATTCATTCTTTGGTGCAAAATTGGACGTTTGGGTGAGAGAGGGAACGTTCCTTGTCTCTCACCCTGCTCTGCGGACGCTGACATATTTAGATTTACGAATgtttgccatgttttttttatgttctgtccAATAGCAGATTATCTAAAATCATAGCTACCTGTGGAGTAGGAGGAACGTAAACCAGTTCTGGGTGGATCGAGGAGCACCTGTGAACGCTGTGTGTCTGCTTATgacagcttgacaaaggccctgtttggccgaaacgttgcttttgtttgttttcgcttaataaagtgtcctagagactggaagctgtttggagtgctgggattccttttctttgtttgaatgCTTATGACACGGTTTGAGTAATAAGCAGCATTTAACGATAAGTAATTAGCGAGATCTTTAACCTGAGCGCTGTTGGTAGCTACTGAATACTTCAAAGCAGTCTGGTGACACTTTCCCGAACATCCAAGAGGGAGTCACTGGGTTCTGTCTACGAGACACATATAGTGCTACATGTAGTATGGGCGATCAGACCTACTTCCACATTTCTGGGTGACAGATGGTGCCCTTCTGTGGCACCTGGACCAAGAGCCGGAGCTAGGCCCTTTTGCACCCGAGGCAACAATGAAAAATTgcaccccccagctattttttttttttacagaggttgtttaatttacactgcccttacacgcacctgtccataaacacacaaacacacatacacgttgcctttacacacacctgttcattatcacgcatatacgcatacactgcccttatacacaactgcccataaacacacatatatgcatacactgcccttacacacgactgcccataaacacacacatacactgcccttacacgcgactgccctcacacacacacacctgcccattaatatgtatatacacatacaccagcttataaacatacaaatacctacactgcccttacacacgcacacacaccagctttacaaacacagaaatacctacactgcccatacacacacacacgctgcccatacacacacacacactgcctattcacacagacacacacatgctgcccatacacacacatgctgcccatacacacacatgctgcccatacacacacatgctgcccatacacacacacgctacccatacacacacacacactgcccacacacacactgcccacacacactgctcatacacacacacactgctcatacacacacacacatattgcccatacacatacacacacactgcccatacacacacaccaggttacaaacacacacacatacacagcacttacacacacaccagcttacaaacacacacacatatacacagccctcacacacacacaccagcttacaaacacacatctaTACACAGCCCTTTCTCCCATctattacttttctcatcttccatcatcttctatcttccatcctgtggtgggagctcgaggtctgtcactccaggcctctgcttgacatcatatcccggagctctgcatcatttgccgtCGCATAGTGGTTAGGGAGAACGGAAGACGAGGTCTGAatagggagcgtgaggtctgtcaaatgttgggccggtttgagggggattgtgatatccccaaccagccctgctcatcggacacCTCCACCCCAGACCAGTgctgatggtgcctgggtgcgcactgcccacgggggcgcctgatgagcagggctggatggagagagcacaatcgtgcagtcccctgaagaccggcaCAGGGGAGGGGGCCTTTCCGGTCGCCCCCTCCCAAATAGAAAAGCTActgtccgtgatctccccaagcaGACCTGCAGCttctgatcgggcagctgtgcgccccctcgcaggtgcgcccaaggcgagtggctcactcgcctcacccttGCTACAGCCCTGCCTGGACCAGGAGAATGCCAGCTGTCACTCCAGAAAATATGGTGTCCTCCAATGAAAGTAGGTcccaatgtaatgtaagaaaataccCGCAATGTATAAGTAGGTTGGACCCCCACCCACTAGGGGCCACAAAAAAACCCCTTCATGCCTGGTCATACACAGAAGAACTCTACATTGGCATTGAGAACCGTAGCCATAATGGACTACAAACATTGGGAATTAAACAAttctattgccatagcaacaattaataataatttattatcattcaagaattatttcaaaactgtatgtatatttagttacaaaagtatatTGAGTAGAGTACGTTGAATATCGACACATGTAACATTCAATGTAATTATGTTGTAGGCGCAACATATTAAACACTGGCTAAATTTTCCTCCATTTAGCTGCTTGAAGATCTCGGTTTTCCGGGGGCCTTCATCTCCTGAAGAGCTGTTAGACGAGGTCTCTCATTACTTGAAGTCGTCCAGTCCAGACGCCGCTACCCTCATAGCTCCTCTAAAAGCTGCATCCATTGATTCATGTGGCACAATAGCGAATGTGAAGGTAACGTTAAGTTTTGGTATGATTGGGATATAGCCATTGAAATACTGCAGGTTTACCTTACCAGGAGACATACGAAAATCACAAACAGTAGGAACCAAATTCATAACTTACCTCTGGCTCAGGGGGCATAAGattgaaatgttgaaatgttgaaatgttgAGATACATCTGATGTCATCAATACAATGTGAGCCAGGAGAAAGAGTCAGAGCAAGCTATAGGTAAAGGgccatattttaaatttagtttcaGAGGGTATGCAGAGCTAGTGGAGGGACTGGCACAGTGGGACAGCTAATGATGGGACAGGGACTAATACTCACCGTACCCTTGTCTTTAGACAACGTCACATATTATATGACTCCACTTATTgtacctccccttttattatactgtaaagcgTAACATAGATGCACAAACacgtagtaaaaaataaatatgcgtacatatacattgtactgtgaaaaagtatttccactctttcccattttttctggcttttgcacatttgtcacattgaaatgtttcagatcatcaaactaattttaatattaaataaagtcaacttcagtaaaacacaaaatgcagttttcaaaTGAAGATTTTATGTATGGGAGGAAAATAAGCTATCCTACTCAACCTGgcactatgtgaaaaagtaattgcccccttacttattgaatcaattaattaaccaaatttaaatgataattgggtttaatttcactagacaccccCAGACATGATTACTCCCAGCCCTGCTGAAtctaaatatcaattaaatagaaagttttttgcaaagtgATGTAGGCTTAAAGATCTcagaaagcagcacatgatgccacgATCTGAAGAAACTCAagagcaaagaagaaacaaagtcattgacatctatcagtctggaaatcatccaaagcaatttctaaggctctgggactccagcaaagcactgtgagagccattatctacaaatggagaaaacgaacaaaaagaacacaaactctTGTCTGACATTTGCCAAAATACATCTTGATGATcctcaagacttttgggataatattctgtggactgatgagtctaaAGTGGAATTTTTTTGAAAGACATGCTTCCTGGTAAATCTGGAGTAAAtcttaacacagcattccataacatcataccaacagtctaacacggtggtggtggtagtgtggtgGCCTGGGACTGCTTTGCTGTTTCAGGACCTGGGCGACTTCCCATAATTGATGAcgcctgaaggagaatgtccagtcatcagtttgtgacctaaagcacaAGCGCAgttggttatgcagcaggaccatgatccgaagcacataagcaagtccacctcttaatggctcaaaataaacaaaatgaaggttcggTGCTAccaagtcaaagtcctgacttaaaTCCGTAGGTAATGCTCGAAAAccttccaatgtggctgaattaagcCAAGAAGAGtcaccaatattaataataatattgctatttattgcaaatgtttgattgcactTTTTGCGCAAAGGATGGCAACCAGTAAtggcattattttttcacatgagtaaaaaaggttttgatgaactctttaccttcaataaataaaataatgatttaaaagctgcattttgtgtttataaattgttttatattaacatgTAAATATGACAAGAAAGGAGAAATTGaagaaattaggtaaataccgtattttctctagttttttcagagtaaatggtctgaaaaatatccctcgtcttttATTCGTtataatcaaacctcaaatagagatctgactacaagactaagatccatattccccgcagcgctgcaggggacttgaatccttctctctggcagccagtggcttctatgacagagcgcaggcatcacatgaccttccagtgctccaccaaagAAGCTGTGGCACTTTTTATTAACAGAgcaattctctcttctgcatgtgctctggcagctcttataacatgcttttcttctttctgcctaatcttatagatctgtctgtcttcctaactttgcttttctttgtatttactaaatgcttcttgttttttactattctggccacttctgcggagtatcacagtgttttctttaaattttgctcttactgaccagcctaataaaactttatgttaccttcaataattgaacttttaaataatctcatTCCTCCTGTACTCCATTAAATGGCACCAAGTaacttttttacacattttctcattttagaaaattcagcaagggtgtggggtcattagggtgaccaaatttgccttgttttccaggacacatataatttttacatattgctgaccaaacCTGCTGTATGGGGcatcattttatctgtgctggcggcatcaatacacaagggggcagctggggccattacttaaatcaatactaaaaggaggggctggctgggggcaaaaacacaaaaggggggtcaacgacaaagaattgtgggaaaaaaacattgtttttattgttgtagcttagcccatccagatgtgtgacagagcctgtccaggtgtgtgtgtgtgtttgggtgttagtttggcagagcctttcctgtgtttgggtgtcgatgtggaagaggctgtcctggtgtgtgtgtcagtgcggcagagcctgtcctggtgtgtgtgtgtttgggtgtcaatgtcctggtgtgtgtgtttgggtgttggtgtggcagagcctgtcctggtgtgtgtgtgtgtcagtgtggcacagcctgtcctggtgtgtgtgtttgggtgtcgatgtgccagagcctgtcctggtgtatatgtctgggtgttggtgtggcagagcctgtcctggtgtgtttgtcggtgtggcagaacatgtcctggtgtgtgtgtttttgggtgtcaatgtggcagagcccatcctgATGTTTggttgttgatgtggcagagcctgtcctggtgtgtgtgtttggtcatctgtttcctggcactgtagaaataaatttaactatttaatttttaccattTCAGAGATAAAGCACCCTCCTTTGTAGATCACTTCAAAGGACAAACCTTTTCAGGCCcaaaaatcagtgagaggagaagtaaagttattgtgttatttactctatttcaatctgcatattttattaaaattgattagTGACTTCAGGCAccctgtgtatgatgacttttttagtgtactgatgtactcccaatcccatcacattagattatatcctatattatctgcctagcactgatgtcatcttatccagtacacatggatgctgagGAGTTAAGCTTCTgtctattgattttatttctataaaaaaggcccaccaaaatcctcagcaccaggcccatgatgatcttaatccagccctgccaataactaatacataaagatttttgtatattgtatatttttcattttttagagtCAATTACCAGCCCCTGGCAAGTATGTCTTAATGGGAAATAAGATTAAAGCGATTAAagggaaatgctctgaaaaataccccttgttttataatccaacctcaaataagagtaagatccagatccctgcagcgctacaggggacctggatccttgtctctgtcagctggtggacgtctgcgcaatgtgccGGGACTCCTATGACAGAGCGGCAACGTGACATAATATTTGGGTCAACATAGAAGTAAAGTCatgcagtaagaaaaaaaatgatatagctgtattattccaaaagaaaatgaagccTTTAGTCAGTTGATACACTTTATTACgctaaaatagaaatacatataaagtaacaaaagcttttaagacctcacttgtcacttattttgtgtgatttatatttatatgaatttctgatgttaagtatttctttttctttctaaatatcttacagggaggaaagaagaaaaaagacaagcattagaagaacaaaagtgatacaatgttgctggaacatgcatttaacaaacctccattatacttattaatgcgcttctgcatgtgtgtttgtaaatggtCTGCAATGTATATACTGATCTTTACTTAAAGGTCATGGGTTTTCAGAATAAAACCTTAAACAAACTTGTTGAAGTATTCCAATATCTTATGAAATATACCGAGTACCTGTATATAGACTCTATACAATCGTCTACAGCCTAGGGCTGAATATTGAGCAGACTGAGGGATCTATCAGGAAATAACACGGGGGCTCAATATAGAAAACAGAGGGGGGggtattaaagaaacatttacataaataaaggcGTTTCACAATGTATCAGAGGGAAGTTCGTGaaatcaaggagctgaaaccacaactctcctgacaagCCTTCTGTTGGTGAATAACTACAAACAGCAGACTAAAGtggaggactgcattgggatgcgggtTCTGCGGGACCCACCAAAAAACTCGGGTGGTCTTTCGGGCGCTGCGGacggtcagacactgtacctgcgggtctcagtaatcctgcgcactcccgcaaggctgccttcgcgttgctccctcacaacATCTATTCTCTTGTTCCGCAAAAGGaagccagcggagtcacgtgattttacgccatgtcacatgactctgctcagctcctgggtggaacaagagaagagatgctgtaagGGAGCAAcatgaaggcagccttgcgggactgcacagAAAATCTGCAgtacaggtaagggggtgggtgtgattgaccacatatgttgcgggagcgggcggaatcggacacatatgttgcgggagcgggtgggattggacacatatgttgcgggagcgggcgggagtggaacgcGCACATTGTGGAagcgggcggtaatggtcacaaaatcagcgggagcaggattaaaaaaactaaaggacCTGACTCTAAACAGGTCTGAGGATGACCAACTGGCTCTGGCACTTGAAGGTCACCAAATAACATTTGTGCAGAGATCAGCAGGATATGTGTGGCTGCGAGTAACGTTATTACAGTTTTGGAGCGTACGGTCGCCCGTATCCATCGGGCAGTCACACAATAGTGGGATATGGCGGTATGGGTAATTTGCTATCCCCGCCCATTGTTTATATTACCATTCATTGAAGCAGttccccacctttgtgtatagattattttttggggttgCCAACTTGCTCTCAGGTCCAGGaaaccttttatattttaaatctgcatatttttaggTATAATCATCACGCAGAAGGAAACATAACAAACCTGATGTACAATTGTGGAGTAAAGATACCACAACAATTAAATTATTGGAAAATGGAATATTattggaaaattattattataatggaaattattgaaatattttttatattattttgaaaactgcCAAATTTTGTTCCAGGAGGAATATAGAGACTTTATTGCATATCCGAGGACTTTTCAGGCAAAGTTTTTGGGGTAATTCTATCTCTTAGATCGGCAGCAGATGTTTATTCCTGGGACTTTGTTGACATTAAAGACGTAAAGCTCAGGTACAGGTAATTTATTGCAGCTAACAAATTGCAACTGGATAACCCGGGCTTGTTAGGGAGTCATTGTTGGTCCTTGTGATCACCAAATAAATAGCACTGTGGGTTGTAGTTTTGAAAGCAACTTCCGATACAACGATGGGCGAGAGGGGCAGTAAAAGCTACTGTCCTTccacatgttattttattttccagcagaCCCTACAACTTCTCTGTGGCTTACCTTTGGAGGCAGTTGTTT comes from the Spea bombifrons isolate aSpeBom1 chromosome 8, aSpeBom1.2.pri, whole genome shotgun sequence genome and includes:
- the LOC128503525 gene encoding LON peptidase N-terminal domain and RING finger protein 2-like; translated protein: MDVFNCPSCQQALWDPVTVRCGHSFCKRCLRGPAVDRCHICKQKLKPRGAQELKCNTLLCNLLEKCLQSETRLNRVRSDLRDLLSLQDHEEAAKVASRGVAMGRKEEKRQALEEQK